CCATTGATCACAGTGTAATTTCTTTCTGCGCTCATTCAAAATCAGACTTTAAGACTTGGGGCCTGTGAGCACGACTGACTTCACAGCCAGTTTGGAGACCCTGGCCCGGGTGTGGATGGAGGTTCAGAGCTGTTTGAAAAGTAAGCTTTTCAGCTTATGTTAGCTTCAGCAGAGGTAGCAGAGGTGGACAGTGACAGAACAGAGAATATAAATGAggtcagtgatgtcacagcgtcCAGGAGAACAGCTGTACATCACACTAACGGAAATCAGGAAATGCTCTTTGTGGGATCAAACGAATATTAAAGCACATTTGACttgctcattttttattttcactactATTTTACAACTAAATGAATCAAAGTACTCAGTAACAAGTGACAAGACGATTAAATCACCAGGCACAGTGACAACATCACCACACTTAAACTTACCGATGATCAACATGACTAGCACCACAAAGTCCAGGACGTTCAAGCCGTCTGCAAAATAGTGCTGTCTGAAGGCGCTGATCTTCAGGATGAACTCAATGAAGAAGATGAGAATGAAGGTGAACTGGAACCAGTGCAGGATCTCATCCACCTCGTAGCTCTGATCGTACGTCTCCACCGCCAGAATAACCATGTTCAGGCAGATAATCCCCATTATGAAGAATTCAAAGTACCGACTGGTCACCAGGTCAAACAGCCAAGCCCGGGCCCGATTCTGAGTGTAATGAAGAGCAGCGTGAAACTTACTTTTTTATAAATCTATTTCAAATGTCTTGAGTTTATTTTGACTCTGACAGAAACCAGGAAGTCCAACCCATTAAACCAACAGCTCTggtgacaaagttacatttatCTTGATTTCTAGATTTATGTCAACTGAAGAAATCAGGACAATTAAAATGCATCAGAAGCACATTCAAAGTTTAAAGACACTGGTCTCTTACAGGAACTCTGACCTGAAATCCACACCTGACCTGCTTACACCATGTAGTTTAAAgacccacaaacacaaagcaagtGAACCCACCTGAGGTCGGGGACCAGGTGCTTGAGGATACCTGGAGAACCgttccttcacacacttggagaATTTGTACTGCTCGTCTGTCATGAAAATACGTTTCCTTCCAaagtaaagacaaaacataCAGATACAAGTAAAGACAAAGTAAAGACAagtccgtctgtctctcagtctgtctactctgtgcctgtctgtctctctgcctgtctatGTCAGTAGGTGTGGTTACATAtcttgtctctctgcaggtagTCCATGATGGCTCTGATGaggaaggtgaaggtgaagaaggagcCGATGATGAAGAAGCAGACAAAGTACAGGTGCATGAAGATGTTGTGCTCATAGACAGGCTGGTCCTCCACCTGCAATGTCAGTACCAGTATTAATATCAGTACCAGTAATAATGTCAGTACCAGAACCAGTACAAGTACCAACACTTACCAGTCTGGCGTCCACTGCAGCATAAAGGATGTCCATCCAATCTGCTGATGTCACCTGACGGAAAGACAACACAGAACTTCATAAGAAAAACACTACACTTAAGTTCTAATGAGCTCAGATATTCTATATTATCGTGCAGCAGATTCACTCTAATATCAAAACTCTGATGATGGCTAAATGCTACAAATTGAGAatcaaataaaattacagattaATCTCATTTGAATAGAGTCAAACCAGTTAGAGTCaatgaattttaatttaatttaactacACATGATCTCCGTCACCAATTTTTAGGAAAAAATTACACAATATACTATATACTTGAATTTTTGGATAGCTGAAAATCTTTAAAGGCATTGGATGTTGGGAGCAGCTTTACTTCCACCTCTAGAACATGGAGTCAgtcatgtttgatgcttttattgttgTAGAGTTCATACTGAATGACTTGAGTGTTGCTGAGTGTTCAGACTGACCAGGTGCAGCAGCGCTAAGTAACCGTTCAGTAGGTTGTCATAGTTCATGTGGAGGTTCTTCCAGCGGATCTCCGTGAAGTTCATCATGATCAGAGAGAAACAGTCGGTCTTGTTGTTCACTACCTCAGGTAAGAAGTACTCCTCTGACGTCTCATTGAAACAGTAGTGAAACTTTCCAGCAAACATGCCCACACCCACAATACCGAAGAGCAACCACACCGTCagacacaccagcagcacatcAAACAGGGGACGGATGGTCTGGACCAGAACCTCCACCAccagctgcacacagacaggtagagagagacaggtttAGAGGGAGACCTAGATCTACTGCTAACCtactgctgttaattttgcactacatcatgtaaatatgtatatatgtctatttcttccctttttaattttattgcttatttttgctattgttcctgttattgtaatatgtttctgtttttgaaatattatgtcgctgctgtgacaaacgaatttccccgtctgcgggacattgaaggatttctgattctgattcagtgTCGTCTTTTTTACAGCCATGTTGTGTAAATTACAAATGGCCATGTTGGTCATGAGGTGAGGTGTGGTCAGACAGCAGGAAGCAACTGCACCACAGACTGACAAAAACCTGCTTTAAAGTCaaagtcagtgtgtttcctgctatTCAGGGACACATTATTCAGACAGTAATATGAGTCGACACAGGCGGCTTCACAGCACACGTACACGCCGATGATCAGACACGTAGCTTTCAGTTATTTCAAaggttttgtttaaatgatgTCACTGCGTGCAAGCTATAATTACAGACttgacaggaaagaggaaacagaattaaactGTTAGCTTCTGAAATAAGAGCTCAGGATTTATGAGTAGGAACCATACGAACCAGAACTGTGACACAGAATATTAATTGATGATTGATCCAGACTGATCCTGTCGGATGATTTAAATGATCAATCAATGGCCACTTGATCCATCTGTGCATTGCTACTATACACAGAGGGATGAATAGCAGTGTTAAATATCATTGGACCTGCTCATATACAGACAAAGAGAGTAGTTGATTGACAGATGAAAGGCAGACAGTGGAGGCAGAGGGTCCACCAGCCAAATATCGATGTTTCATGTCCTGGTGCAACTGGTTCTTAAAGGTCAGCTCATGCTACAGCCAAAACACACCTACGACTTATCAATGCCCTAAATACATACATACTCTCAGTAGCTGTAGCTAGAGAGCTTACAGCAAACATGCCAGCTAGCCAGGCACAACAGTGACTGACTAAATATTGCACCTGTATGTTCTTACCCTTATCCTTCTTATCCTTAACACTGCTCTTATCATAGCACTGACAAATTACAGATATGATGCTCAGATAAGGGATTGAAAatggtctctttttttttactctgtctCAGTGATGTATTTTGGCTTGTTTCTTGTggaaaatgtacttattgtaagtcactttggaaaAAAGCATCTGGTAAATACCCTAaattgaaatggaaatgcaatAGTAACACACAGTTGAGTGTATTCAACTAAGGAGCCCACCGGTAGACGACTGTGCTGTGATATCACTAACACACCTGTAcctatgtctgtctgtctgtctgtctgtgtatgtgagtgtaGGTCTCACCCTAAGACCTGGAAAGCGAGACAGGGCCCTCAGGGGCCCCAGAGCTCTCAGAGTCCTCAGAAACTGGATGGCTCCAGTTCCAGAGAATCCCAACATGTCGGCCATcagagaaaccagaaaaacCTGGAAGACACAACattgctgctgatgacatcatatCTCAGGTgagtgaaggacagacaggaagttcagATCCCTCAGatgcttaaaggaacagtttagATATTCTTTTCCTTCTATCTGCAAGTCACAAATTCAGGTTGATTCCATGTCTAACACtggaaacaagaggaaacagcTAACCTACTGACTGGAAACAGACTGTAGACAGGGGAATcagctaacttagcttagcattaagactggaaacagctagtGTAACTTGGCATAAAGACTGCcagcagggggaaactgctcgcctggctctgtccaaagctGCCTGATCAACTTTTCATGGGTTTGTTTCATCAGGATAAAAACTGGTGTGTGAAAAAAGATATAGAATAATTCTTAATCAATTCATGATAATTActaatataattatataatagtTAATAATGGTCAGTGTTTAATCTGTTCCTCTGACTGAAGCATCAGTTCATAGGGTTACCTGCAAATTAATCTACCTTAAATTAAAACTGTTATAGCTGAGCTGTGATTTGAACAGATCATTTCAAGCAATCAGGACAGATTCTGTGGCAGTAATCAATATATTATCCATAATTAATCTTATTGATCCTGTCCTTACATCTAAGATGAGGAAGTCAAGCCAGCACCACGCATTGGTGAAGTATTTCTTGAGTCCGTGGGCGATCCACTTGAGGAGCATCTCGAGCAGGAACAGGTAGGTGAACACCCGGTCTGCCATCTCCACAACCATCTTTAACACCTGACGCTGGTGCAGGTGAACATCCTCAAACAtctgttcacaaacacactgctttaAGCATCTGGACAGGTGTGTGGTCACTCTACATCCGACAGATCAGTGACACCCCTTCAATACAATTTACATTAACAAGTTTTCACATCTGGTGTCAGTGGCAGGCGTCATTGTCATCGATACCTGCTCCAGTTTCCcaggaaagcaaataaatactgtataataaTGTTGGTACATACAATAATGTAAATGAATGCTGGTATGTATAATAATATATGAGAGAATACTGTTACATTAATATACAATAATGTGTAAATTACCATTTTTATAATTATGTTTAAGAATGTAGGTTTGTTGGTACTTACCAGAGCTACACTGCTtagcatgatgatgatgatgatggtgatctCAAAGTATTTGTGTTGTACGATTAAGAGACAGGCCCTCTTGACATTAGACCAGACCCTCCCTGCACCCTGGGACGTGTCTATATCCAGGAATGGACAGCAGCggtaacacacagacagagaatcaTTAGAGCGGTTATTGATCACTGATTGGTTCTTTATCATTTCTACAGAAAGACTCGTactgtcactgcagcagtccTCAGGTGTGTTTCCCTCATGGTCTTCATGGTGTTCGGTAGGTTTCTGAatgtcatcacactgaacaaacaATCAACaagagattattattattattattattattgttgttgttattacttATTTTACTATCTGTTCCTTTTGGCTCATCCAGGGTCGGGTCGAGGTGGCAGCAGACTAAggagtctctctctcctcctgggGGATCCTGAGGCATTCCATGGCCAGATGAGATGTATAATCCCTCCCTGAGTTCTGGGTCCATCCTGGGGTCTCCTCCAGCTGGTCCTGCCTAGAAAACCTCCAAAGAGAGGCACTCAGGAGGATCCTGATCAGGTGCCCAAACCACCTGAGCATCGTCATTATCATCATAATTCTTATTGTTAGACTGAACTCCAGCAGTTTCTTGTGCATGCTGACATTTAACATCCTGACATGGTCAGCCCACAGCTGAGGTCACCTTCCTGTGgaattttattattatgtgttCACTTGTTATGAAAAAAAGCTAATTGATACTCTGCTATGAACATGAGCGCTGTAGATTCATTGCtcaaattatttttcaaattaatttgtttaatttttgatGAGAATCAAGTTATACAACAAAAAGTTATGTTGAGTCGGGCAGTAACATAGATTGGTCCTGACAGTCCTGTAAACTGCGAGCTGACTGGTTACTTTAATTGTGAATCAGACGACAGAACAGAAGACACTTTACTTTTTTCTCCTGTTGTTCATCTTCAGGCGTCTTGAATTCGATATCGACCTCGGCCATGGCAATGGGGACCTTCTGGGGTTTGATGTTATGGTCACTGCTCGTCTGGTTGTTGATGTTACTGCTGAGGACTTTGACCTCTGACATTGGCTGGTCTGACATCACTAAGTTCAAGGCCAGGTACTCCTTCCTGTTGTCCTCTTTACTGTCGACCCCTGAAAGGCAGATATACCACCAGAAAAACATGCGTGAGAACAATCTGTCATAAAATCAGAGATTTATCGAGAATTCAAATCAAAAACTTaagttttggttgtttttaaatggtctCAGCTTAAAATTACAAAGactaaaaaactgaaaataaaacaaaaactaattAAATTGCCTATGACAATAAACTAGTCAGCAAGAAAGCATTTGCTCTAGTTGCAGGTTTAGTCCTACCTGTGTGGTCTGGGTCCTTCTTTCCCAGCAGAGCCAGGATCCAGGTCTTGATCCATTCAAGGGCCTtgtggatgttgtttttgtctttttcctctggtgccacaaaaataaatgagctCAGTAGCAAGGTCAGGAACACATTCAGGATCTGAAATAAGACCAGATACACATTCAGGATCTGAAATAAGACCAGGTAAACATCCAGGACCTGAAACCAACCAAGAACAGATTTGAGACCTGAAATAACTCTGGGATAAGATTAAGGCCTGGATTAAATACCTGATTTAAGACCAGGATCAGATGTTTGTGGCTGGGTGATTTGTGGCATTTAGGAAGAGCTCAGGTTTAAACCCGCCTACCTACAGAGACTCACCAGCAGGTTTCCAATGATCACGACTGTCATGAAGAAGACCAAACACGTTGCCTTTCCTGAGACCTCCATGCAGTCCCATGTCATCTCGACCCACTCTCCACACAGCACCCTGAAGATGACGAGGAAGGTGCTGAAGAAGTTGGTCATGTGCCAGCGAGGAAGCTCACAGTCCACTGTGATGCAACAGACGTGGTTCTCGTAGTCCTGCTGAAACAGCTGCATGCCGACCACGGTGAAGAAGAAAACcatgatgaagaggagcagggTCACGTTCCTCATCGACCTCCAGATCATCCCTAAAAACATGTTGAAGGACGGCCACCATCGGGCCAGCCGGAGCACTCGCAGCTGACCAGGACACAGGTGAGGACACAGGTGAGGACACAGGTGAGAAAACAGGCGAGAAAACAGGCGAGAAAACAGGCGAGAAAACAGGAGAGGACACAGGTGAGGAAACAGgtgggaacacaggtgaggaaaGAGGCAGGTGTGCGCACAGGTGGACAGGAACATTATTagtgtttgttcatttctgtgatggtgatgatgatgatgatgatgatgatcatgatgtcACACTGACCACTATGGTATTCAGCCTAAACAAGCCCTGAACATCAGCAAGTGCCAGGTCTATCAGACTTTGGAGGACAAGGATGCTTTCAAAGGTGTTCCAGCCAACCTGTAACCATGGCAACggagcagccacacacacacacacacacacacacacacacacacgttaacacaagaacagctgtcagtcatcatcACTGAGCAGGTGACAAGCAGAGGTCTGACCTGGAAGTATCCGTATGGGTCCAGTGCCAGGATTTTCAGGACCATCTCAGCTGCAAAGATTGCTGTGAAGACCTGAGTGGGGTTGGAGGTCAGAGGTTAGATGTCAGAGAGCAGTCAACAGAGAGACCTGTCAcgcttcttctgctgctgttctgtttgaAACTTCAGACTTTTCTTTGACACTGACCAGGTCAGCAACAACCCACTGCCATTCAAACTCCTCTGTCATTGGATAATGCTCGGTCGACATGTGGAGGATGTTGGAGATTAGACAGATGACGATCACGAGGTCAAAGAACGGGTTCGTGACAAAGGTGTAGAGCCGCTGTTTGCACCAGCGCCAGCAGCCACAACAGTTCCactggaggaggacgaggcaaCATGGAGGACATGAGCTCTGGTTCTCCAActctgaaacacagagcagagagtgagagcagctgacctctgacctctgacctctgaccagACTGATACAGAAACACTGTGACCTGTAGAAaacctgaagctgctgtcagacatgaACCTCTTAACAGACAGGTAGATGGAGAGAATGACTGTATATAAAccttcagacagacaggtagatgGTTAAGGTGAGAGGCAGTATTGGATGTATGTGGTTTGCACTGTGACGAGACAAACAGCTGTATATGTACCTCTCCGTTTCTGATCATCTTCACCATTTTGATTCTCTGAGTGCTCCGCCTGctgcagttacacacacacacacacacacacacacacacacacagtcagtgttcaAGGAATCATCTACAGTCATATCCTTATTATTTTAACCAGGGACTGACTGGAATCAGTTTATTGATAATAACTATTAACCATTTAAAGCAGATTATTTAGCTGGTGATCATTTATCAGCCGATTGTTAATCTTGATGGGGATGAAGTTAACTGTAAAACTTTCACGTAGCAATtctgattatcaaaatgttcacacaGTGAGACGATGACGAAATGACTACACCTCTGTTTCCCCCCTCTTCTTCAGAGCCTCCACAATCTGTTTGAACTGTTCTTCTTTCCTTTTGGCCTCAGTGACAAtggcctcctcctgctcacagAACGCCATGACCACCACTGCCAGAAGGAGGCTGAGAAGGCAGAAAGTGCTGGGGAAGATGACGAGCATGAAGACGGTCAGGTAGGCCTTACCTGATGATCGTAAggtctgcagacagacaggtgacagagagacagatgactGACTTACATACTAGTTTCAAAGTTACTTAAAGTGACTCCACACAATGAAACCAGtgaggccagtgtgtgtgtgtgggacaggTCCTTTACTGACCAGCATCATCAGGTTGTCCCAGAAGTCCTGAGTCATCAGTCTGATCTgagacagcagagaccagcCGATCGAGTCGTAGCTAGTGAAGCCGTAGTTTGGGTTTCTACCCCCGCTGACACATGTAAAACCCTCCGGACAGCTCCTGAACacatcatcatatcatcattACCATCACCATCATTCACTGTAATAGTGCCTGTCATATAAACGTACCCTGAATCAGAAGTGTTTCCACACAGCAGAGGATCAATTAGTCCTGGCAGGAAGTAATAGTTTTCtatcagagacagacagacagacagaaattgATGAATAGATGgataaacagatgaataaattaTTATCAGTCGGTTCATGTACATTTCTCCGACGCCACACTCTGCTCATGTTTTCTCCGTCTTTCTTAACTCTCTGGACTCATTCTGACACCTGAAGGCAACAGGTGTCTGTCCCACCTGCAGCCTCCGTGGATCAGAATCAGGTGGATCTGCGGCTTGAGTCATTCCCAGACcatctcattttaaaaatcccAGCTTATGCATGGATCTTCATCAGGATCACATTTATGTTGTAACATGATTATTAAAATTAAGTGTTTTGTCCTCAGATCGTAATCATGCTAACTTTCACCTTTAACTGCAAGTGGTTGTTGTAACAATGTAATGACAACtaaatcacacagaaaacatgacaacTGTGATTCACACTGGAGGTCATGAGTGTGACACACATCTGATTATCTGTTCATTGATTGGTCCTGTGTGAttcagctgcttcctcctctaAGGATTTTACCTCTTTCattattgttatatatatattgtgttataCATTTGGCACATTTAATACTGGTCATGTGtttcaaaaaagcaaacaataaaTATCATCATACCCATCCTGTCCAAGTACTCGGAGTAACTGAAACCACTGCTTGGTGTTTGGTTGGTGAAGTGAAGAGTGTCGTCGTCAGTCTGGTTGCTCCACGCTGGCAATATGACACATTTGTTCCTCAGGTTTCCcatgaataaatgcatacatATCACAGACAAGACACAGAGACCCAACACCAACAGGACGATGACGCCAGCAAGCCTCTTCACTGATTGGACAAAAGCTCCAACAGTCACCTTCATTCCTGAGAGAGAGGGGcgggattttaaaaaaatgaccaaTGGCATCTGACTTAAAATCCCCCAGAGTTTATGAGCTGCTTCATGAACTTTAATGTGTGATGgtttctcacactcacacacacaaacatacacatgcaaacaatcatacacacagacaaacacacacacgcacgcacacacagacaaacatacacTGACCTGAGATGACTGGGATGATCTTCAGTATTCGAGGAGCTAAACTCAGCACAGAGAATTTATGCAAATCTGTGAACTCTGACACaaatctgaaacacagaaacacaccatcatcatcacaaactGTAAGCTTGTATTGAATCTCTGTGAAATCAAACAACttcaaagagacacaaaacataacaacaacaactataAGAATTACAATCTGAGACAGATTGTGATAGACTGATTTATTCTGTAGAGACCAACAGACTGACATcatctgcagatgttttaactgtgtgtccgtctccttccttcctctgtcatgtttcctttttgtctcaTTTGGCTGAAAATCTAAGTAAATCTGTGATCATTCAGTGCATATCACAtgcattattgattattattattattattattattactcaaAATACTCCTCCTGACCTTCAAAGCACTCCATCACCTGGCCCCACCCTACCTGTCTGACCTCCTTATCCCCCATCGCCCTTCCTGAGCCCTCCgatcctcctccactctcactCTGACTATACCACCATCCAGATTCACAACCTTCGGAGACAGAGAATTCTCCAGATCTGCACCCCAACTTTGGAACTCTCTTCGCCAACTAGTCTGTGACTCCCCTTCACTTACCACATTTAAATCACACCTAAAAACCTACCTCTTTTCACAAGCCGATGATCTCCCCTACCCATAACCTTGCTCATTCCTGCCCTCTCCCCCTGACCCGCCCACTACACTCTCCTTCCACCCTCCTCACTCATCAGCCCCCCACCGCTCTTCAATCCATCCCTGCCACCTCTCGACTTCTGttgtatctgtttttgtctatttgtttGTACCACTGTTATCCACCCCACACCCCACTACTGCTTTTGTTccctgctgtgctttgtgtctTGTTATTCTTTGTTTGTTATCTTTGTATTATCTTTTTTTGCTGTGTATTATCTTTGTTTGCTATCTATCTACCTAACTCTGTAAGCGACTTTGTGTCcttgaaaagtgctatataattcaaatgaattatcatcattatcattattatcattattatcattattattattattattattacgcCAGGATGATGACAGTGACGTCCAGCCAGTTCCATGGGTCTCTGAGGAAGGTGAACTTTCCAACACAGAAGCCTCTGGACACAATCTTAACAATGGCTTCGAATGTGTAGATGGCCGTGAACACATATctgtttaaagaaagaaaaacactgaaatatttaagagcaacaacaaaaatacaaagacaactGCATAACAGACAACAACTATAATAACAAGCTTCTCCTAGTCTGTAGGCTCATTCAGCACAAACTCAAGGCTGATTTCTGAGCTGAGGTGCGACTGGGGACCAGTCTGTCCATGAGGTGCGACTGGGGATCAGTCTGCCCATGAGGTGCGACTGGGGATCAGTCTGCCCATGAGGTGCGACTGGGGATCAGTCTGCCCATGAGGTGCGACTGGGGATCAGTCTGCCCATGAGGTGCGACTGGGAACCAGTCTGTCCCATGAGGTGCGACTGGGGACCAGTCTGTCCCATGAGGATCTTTTGATATCCTCtttcatgttaaataaaatggtTACTGGAATATAATCACGAGATCaatgaaaacatgcagatactgtttgtttggtcatgtatGGACCCAAAGATCCAATTGGGTCACtttcaaataaaactgtgaTCACTCCATCTTTCAGATCTGATTTGAGAAGCAGACTGGATCTGTCTGCTGTCCGGTAACAGATCATCATGATGCTGTCTGCTGAATTCTGCAGCCTCTAGGGGGCAATAACAGAACTTCAATGTGTAACAGTGTAAAAAAGGGTTAGATTTAAATCCAGATAATGGGACTACGTCATCTGCTGTTGCAGTTTGCCACTGCACTTTAGTTAAATAGCAAAGGATTGTGGGTGGTCCTCAGACCAGGGAAAGATTGACTGTAGAATGTCTGAAtctctgaatgaaatgaatgataaCTGTCTCATTAGCCGAGTGGGAGTTGGGCTGGCTGTGTGTACTTGTATCTTGTGTGTCCTGGATTAATTTCACCATGTTTTTGTAAGTTACCTCTGTGTATATTTTAGGTTTTATTGCCAGTAAAAACTCTGCGCTAATGCTAATACTAACGCTAGCTCGGTCCTATCCTTTCAGACCGAGCTTGTGCTGTCCTATCAACAGAAAGAACCGTTAATGATCCATTTTCCTATCACCCAGGTGCCCAATAAACCTGCTGTCAAACTTGAACTGCTCCGAGTGATTCCTTAAGGCAGAAGACATCACACAGTGGTCACATATGTAGTGGCAGAACTGACAGTAAATTGATTACAGGCCAGCCCAAGCTACATAagaatagaaacaaaaaaacatgaaaatctaaGGGGAAATGCCCATCAAAATAGAAAAGGGCCTAAACAGACCAGAGTTTCCAGCTGACAACCTTAGGGGAATGAGGTTCTCAATGGGTCAGGAACAGATTCAGAATGAGGACTGAGGGTGAGAGCCACCAGTGTGCCATTCCCCACCTCTTATAAGCCCTCACAAAAGGGTGTCATTGCAACATGGTTGGCTGGGAGACAAATGCTCAAcgctgcttccactcctcaatcaggagtcagtctccCCACCATgtgcacaggtgatctgaatccccTTTAATCAGGCTTAAGGAATCAGCCCAAGACAAAGAAAGTCAGCAAGGCTCAAACAATGTGACTGTGTCACAGATAACacacagttgctgtgtctcaattcagggtcttCATCCtttgaaggacccggcctttgtggTCTTCAAATGCGAGTCCTTTtggagagaccttgttaacctcatcagctgttaaatgggacggtctagcctttggagcatttcctggttgcatcaccagatgttttaccctttcGTCACaatttctgccacccaggcctACGAAAGTGATGATCTACGCCATGCgatgtcaccattttctctttttctctttcttcttttttagcacgcaaagaatcttgggatatgcGAGGCCACAAATCATCATAGCagtgcatcctccagaaacagggagaagagggagcatctggaggagccttcagattgGGACAGATTTCAGGCGGTGTTGTGAGGTAATTGGcattcaaatgctcctctgaaggatgcagacttTAACTGAGATACAGCAGCGTCTCATTTTTTGAGCACAGCTCAAACTTTGCACAAAGGTCAAACTGTTGAAACTTAAGTGACCATTATCTGCTCTGAGATGGCAGCTTTGTGAAAGACTCAGAGGCCAGACGGACTCTTTGTTTCTCAGAAATGCTTACAAGACAGttagatactgtgtgtgtgtgtgtgtgtgtgtgtgtgtgtgtgtgtgtgtgtgtgtgtgtgagaactcACTGCAATTTATCTGTCCATGCGGGAGGATCACTGATCACCATCAACGCACAGTTAGTCAGGATTGTCAACATAATGAACACATTGAATAACGTTTTGGTGCTAAGGAAAAAATGTAGTA
This sequence is a window from Acanthopagrus latus isolate v.2019 chromosome 8, fAcaLat1.1, whole genome shotgun sequence. Protein-coding genes within it:
- the LOC119024039 gene encoding sodium channel protein type 4 subunit alpha B-like isoform X2, producing the protein MKSIKMSLFEFWRSKGERRAFLVRTNQRRLLPSQLEQLLGDSGVRAELQDNRVASLLPPVGTEVFRRFTPASLQEIQQRHEAEEKEQERRKKMEEVAEKEQPKPASELEAEKLLPFIYGDPPPELLKTPLEELDPFYQSQKTFLVLGEGNMVHRFNAEPSCYLLSPFNPLRTVAIKILLHLLFNVFIMLTILTNCALMVISDPPAWTDKLQYVFTAIYTFEAIVKIVSRGFCVGKFTFLRDPWNWLDVTVIILAFVSEFTDLHKFSVLSLAPRILKIIPVISGMKVTVGAFVQSVKRLAGVIVLLVLGLCVLSVICMHLFMGNLRNKCVILPAWSNQTDDDTLHFTNQTPSSGFSYSEYLDRMENYYFLPGLIDPLLCGNTSDSGSCPEGFTCVSGGRNPNYGFTSYDSIGWSLLSQIRLMTQDFWDNLMMLTLRSSGKAYLTVFMLVIFPSTFCLLSLLLAVVVMAFCEQEEAIVTEAKRKEEQFKQIVEALKKRGETEQAEHSENQNGEDDQKRRELENQSSCPPCCLVLLQWNCCGCWRWCKQRLYTFVTNPFFDLVIVICLISNILHMSTEHYPMTEEFEWQWVVADLVFTAIFAAEMVLKILALDPYGYFQVGWNTFESILVLQSLIDLALADVQGLFRLNTIVLRVLRLARWWPSFNMFLGMIWRSMRNVTLLLFIMVFFFTVVGMQLFQQDYENHVCCITVDCELPRWHMTNFFSTFLVIFRVLCGEWVEMTWDCMEVSGKATCLVFFMTVVIIGNLLILNVFLTLLLSSFIFVAPEEKDKNNIHKALEWIKTWILALLGKKDPDHTGVDSKEDNRKEYLALNLVMSDQPMSEVKVLSSNINNQTSSDHNIKPQKVPIAMAEVDIEFKTPEDEQQEKKCDDIQKPTEHHEDHEGNTPEDCCSDNTSQGAGRVWSNVKRACLLIVQHKYFEITIIIIIMLSSVALMFEDVHLHQRQVLKMVVEMADRVFTYLFLLEMLLKWIAHGLKKYFTNAWCWLDFLILDVFLVSLMADMLGFSGTGAIQFLRTLRALGPLRALSRFPGLRLVVEVLVQTIRPLFDVLLVCLTVWLLFGIVGVGMFAGKFHYCFNETSEEYFLPEVVNNKTDCFSLIMMNFTEIRWKNLHMNYDNLLNGYLALLHLVTSADWMDILYAAVDARLVEDQPVYEHNIFMHLYFVCFFIIGSFFTFTFLIRAIMDYLQRDKFGRKRIFMTDEQYKFSKCVKERFSRYPQAPGPRPQNRARAWLFDLVTSRYFEFFIMGIICLNMVILAVETYDQSYEVDEILHWFQFTFILIFFIEFILKISAFRQHYFADGLNVLDFVVLVMLIIGMFLADLMEKYFVSPHVFRMLRLVRVAPVFCLIRWARGIKRLLSAFVGSLPALFNIGLVFLLLMVTFSIFGMFNFAYVKKEYMISDMFNFETFWNSMICVFMISTTSGWGGMLYPMMNNPPDCDPYAEHPGFMVKGDCGNPTLGIVFFFTFSSLSYLLVVYLYLTVVLETLNSEDMEMLSDDDLQRFYKTWSKFDPDASQFIPYSELSDFCSALQGPLRIPKPNTIKLRHMDLPLFPGDKIYCVDVFLALASQVLGESAEMDALKARMEERFPANSSKKESACCCSLFMDVLLFSVY